The DNA segment ACCTCGCGCCGGCCTACTTCGTCTTCCTTCTGAGGGCCTACTGCCTCTCCCCGAAGTCAATCTTCCGCATCCAGTTTCTCAACTGCGTGAAGCTGGGCGCCGGCATTGCGGCGATTTTCGCCGCAGCCTTCGGACCTTTCGCGCTCAAGGGCCAGATCCCGCAGATTCTGAGCCGGCTCTTCCCCTTCTCGCGCGGTCTCTGCCATGCCTACTGGGCGCCGAACATCTGGGCCATGTATTCCTTTGTGGACCGCGTCCTGATCGCACTGGCGCCTCGCATCGGCCTGCCGGTGAGGGCGGATGCGCTGCAAAGCGCGACGCGGGGCTTGGTGGGGGACACGTCGTTTGCGGTGCTCCCGGATGTCACACCGCGGGTGTGCTTCGCCTTGACGCTGCTCTTCCAGGCCATCCCGTTACTGAAACTCTTTATCCAGCCGACGTGGGACAACTTCATCGGCGCCCTCACGCTGTGCGGCTATGCTTCCTTTCTCTTCGGCTGGCACGTTCACGAAAAGGCGGTGCTCCTGGTCATCATTCCATTCAGCCTCATCGCCATCAAGGACAGGCGGTATCTGGGCGCGTTCCGGCCGCTCGCGGTTGCCAGCCACGTGTCGTTGTTCCCGCTCCTGTTTACGCCGGCGGAGTTTCCCATCAAGACGGTCTACACGGTGTTTTGGCTCATCCTATTCCTCGTGGCGTTCGATCGCCTCGCGCCTGCGTCCAGCCGGCCGAGGTTCTTCTTATTCGACCGCTTCAGCACGCTCTACATCACCGTCAGCATCCCGCTGATCGCGTACTGCTCCCTTGTGCATGGCATTTTGTTCGGTAAAAGCTACGAGTTCTTGCCCCTCATGTTCACCAGTTCGTACTCGGCGATAGGGGTCGTCGGGAGCTGGGTGGGCTTCATGGTGGTGCATTTTACATCATAGATGTTTGAGATACAAAAATATACGTCGTAGAAGTTTGAGATGCAAGAATTGTCGATTTCCAGATTTTGAGGCATTGTCGTCCTCTGTCCCAACAATGACTCGGGCTGCCCAACGCTGAGTCAGCGTTCCGCGTGTTTTCCACAGCAACTTCGTTTCGGCCGGCAAATGAACGTCATTGGCCCAGGGCTTGCCACCGCGGCGCTAGCGTTTAGCGAGGACCCGCAGGGGACATACATTTGGGACCACCCATCTCCGGCAGGCAAAGAAGTACCTCACTTGGCCGGCAAGGATTGTGCTCAGAAAACAATGTCAATTGTTCTTCTCGAATCGCCCTATGCTTGTTTATGATCTGGCCAATGATGAAGGAGGGAGGGTAGTCCTGCATCGATCTCGCGCCAACACGGTACTCAGCAGTGTAAGTACACCAGCGCATTTATTATAGGATTGATGTAACCACTTAAGCAACCCCAAAATGAAGCTTCATACCTGAGTTACCAGGCATCTATCTGCAAGGCTGCATCCGGAGAATATGGGAGCGTTGCATAAATCATACCTGTCGGGTCGTCAGCCTTGCGTTAGCCCCCCACGTTTCTGGACAGGCGGCTTTTTCAACGAACAGGATTCAGCTGTCCAGCTAGCACCCACGTTCAACAGCTGCGCCCAGCAAACTGCTACCGACTTGCAGAACATGGGTGCATCAATGGTCTTGCTAGAGAGGCCATAGGCACTGAGGTGACGATGCGGCGCTAGAGTGTGGTTGGCTGCGCTCCACGACGACTTACACGGAATTACCCGCGGCGTGCATGCAGATCAAGAAGCTCGTGTCTCCTCGAACGCACTGCTTCCATTCCGTCTCCTTGGAAACTGGAGCAACCCGTTCAACCTCAGTCCTAGAAGTTGGGAAGGCAAAACTGGATGCACAGGGTTTTTCCATGAGCAATGCGCCGGTCTGTACACCCCAGCCCAGGTGTGTCGATGGATCCGAGCGAGTCCACATCGTCAAATGTCAACATCAAAACCTCAGCCGGAGGCGGAACCAGACGGGGCATGTGGCCAGGCGAGCAAAGAGAGCCCGCTGTTCGGATGGATGCTGGCAATCCAGGCAACAGCGGTGCCCGACAGTAGTCGATGGGGGCCGTGCTGGCTGCGCTTGTGGTAGTGCTCTCTAACGTAGCGGATCTCGAAGGGGTGCGTGTCTGCCCCTTCCTCCGGGTCATTTTGGGCTAGCGGACCCCTACCCTGGGAAAATGAAATTTGCCATGCACTCGTTTGACCATAGATAATTGAAAAAGAGTCCAATTCGCACGCTTCAAGCAGCTGCGGATAGCGCTCGTCGAGGCGAACAAAATGAGTATAAGAACGTGTGCGAAGCGTGCATGTCGGGCGGGTTGGCTGCAGGAAGGAGATGCCCCGGGGGAGTCGGGGGGTTgtggacgaggaggagcccATTTTGGTCGGAGGTGGAGCGAACCCGGTACCCTGTCTGGCGGGTCCCGGATGCCACATGCAGCAACATTGGACCTGTTGCCAGCCCGTGCAGGTCCCTCCCCATTTGCCGTTCCCTCCCCTTGTTGAACTTTTCCTCCTCTCACTCCCGCACAACTCACCTTTTCCTCGCTCCGCTTCGCCCTCGACCTTACGTCTCCCACGCGCAGCCCGCGTCCACCACCGCGCGCCAGGTCGCATTCGGAGCCACTTACACGAGCGAGACAACATCTGCACCCATCTCAAACCGGCGTTAACCGATCGTCAGCCTTGCATGCTCTCCGCGAGCTTGGGTCCCCTCCAGGCGCGGCCACCCACCCCAACCCTGACCTCTCTCCACCCACTTCCGCCGCGGACCGCGACCAGCGGCCACAACACGGGCCTCAAGACACCACAACGCGTCTTGAACCGCCCGCACCACCGCGTTTGACAGTCGCAACTCGGGGCCAGACGCCTTACTTTCTTATTGAGCTCTTGCAAGGCTGAGACATCAGCCTCGCAGCACTTTTTGGGTCTGCAGTCGGCATGGTATGCTGTGGCTTCCCGGCGACCAACCAACCTTGGtctccccctctcccccacccccccAATCTCGGACCTCCCGCTGACCCTTCCCTCAGGTCCTCTTCAAGCGCAAGCCGGTGCAGTTCCTGCCCGTGCCCCAGATCGAAGATGAGCACCAGGAGGTCCGTTGCCCTTGGTCCTTGCCCCAGCCGCTAATACACCCAATTGACCGCAGCTGAGAACTGACTGGCATCCCTGGCGCGTAGGTCTGGCATATTCCCGAGACCGGCGAGGTCTTCGTCACATATGAAGACTACTTGGAGCGGTTCGTACTCACCCCAATGCCCTCGCATGCTTGGGAACCATGAGAAAGCCCGTCGAGAGAGACAGTTGAGCTGACACTTTTCCAGGATGGACTTTTATAAGCAGGTAATGCCAGCCCCCACCCCCTCCTCATATGCTGTGTAAGTCGTGCCAAGGATGCGTCGGACTGACTCTCGGGCAGAAACGCTTTATCTGCACCATTACAGGCCACTCGGGTCTAACCTTCTTCGATGCGCTGTCAAGCGAGGTAGGCCGGACGCTCCTCTTGTACCCTGTTTTCTTTGTTACCTCTTTAGGGCTGTTTCTCTAACCAAGGGCACAATGCtagctcgccggcgccgccgaggtggaCCAGGCGTTCCCCGAGGCGCTCAAGGGCCCCATCCTGCGACGCGTCCAATTCCAAACCGTGTCCCGCATCGACACGCTCGTCGACCAGATATACGACGAGTTTAAGAACGACTACTACCCGGGCGAGGCCGTGACGGTACACATCCTGGGCGGCGAGAGACTCCACGGCGTCGTGAGGGACAAGACGCGCTTCGGCAGCAAAGTTCTGCCCGACGGCAGTGTGACCCCGCCCTTCTCGCGCTACTTCGTCAGCCTGGACGAGCGccccgacgaggaggccgtgGTCGACGATTCGCACATCTTCCGCGACCGAAAGGTGTTTACCAAAGCGGTCCTGCGTTCTTTCATCAAGAAGACGGTGACCAGGGAAGCCTGGAACGGGGCCCCATGGTTGGTGAAGCACGACGTGGCGGAGAAGTACCACATCGATACGCGCATCCCGCCGCACTTGCGCTATGACAACAAGCTCCTCGAGCGgaagcagctgcagctgcagaaGAAGGCGTCGTCGCAGTTCGACCCAGCAGCCCTGGCGTCCCCTGGGCCCTCCAGCCCCACCGGCTTTAGATTGCCCGAGCTGAAGCCTGCACCGAAGAGTCACAAGTCTAAGgcccagcaggccctccAGGCGCAACAGCATGCGATCAAGGGCAAGCACAGCACGTTTGGAGGGCATGAGCCTGGGCAGTTCGTCcacctgccgctgcccggcAACCCCTTCCAGTTCCCCATATCATTCCGCGGCcaggagccgccgccgattGTCAGGCAGCGGGAGCCGacaccacccccgccgccggtgaaGTATCCCATCGAGGACCTGCAGGTCGAGCGTCGGGGGCTGGTTCGGCCTCAGCTCAAGTACATGTGCAGCGACACGCCAGTCAGCGTCGGGCCCGAGGCCAAGTCGCCCTTCAGCGACAAGATCCTGATGAAGTCGGTAGGTCCGTTGCTTGAGACGTGGGACACGTTGAACGTCTACTGCGAGATATTCAAGCTGGACTCGTTCACCTTCGACGACTACGTGGAGGCCATGATCGTGGCCTCCGACGAAGTCCCCGTCCAGCTCTTTGACGAGATACATTGTGCGGTTCTCAAGATCTTGGTCACCTCCGAGGCCGAAGGTGGCAAGGTACAGATTCAGCTCCCGGAActggaggacgaggaggaggatgaggaggaggaagaagaggacgagCAGGATGAGAGCAGTGCGCCAACACCGGAACCAGAACCGCAACCTTCGGGTCGGGCGACCCGGAGCAGCTTGGCGAAGATGGAGGCGGAGAGGCTAGCTGCggaggctgcggcggcggagaaggagatgcgggaggccgaggacgcgCCGAAGCACCGGGCTGAAGAAGTGCTCCGTGGCTACGACTGGATCGAGCATCTCAGCAAGCGGGACTTCAAGGACGGCGGCTGGCAGCTGATCATGGTTGGCCTGCTGCACCAGCTCTCCAAGAACGAGCGGCTGAAGGCGAGCTGCGAGGAACTCCTTCAACAGCTGGTCCCGATTGACATTGAGCCCTCCCAGGAGACAGTACGCCAGAGATACGCCAATCTCGACGTCAACTATCGCGTTCAGGCATTGCAAATCATCTGCATGCTGACGGCCGAGACGAAGGCAATCCGCGGGTACATGGAGGATTGCAGTGAGACGATGACCGGGTACAGGAAAGAGAAGATTGAGTggcagaggaggaggaagcaaTTGTGAGTGAAGGGCGTTCCGTTTGCCTCAAAGCATCTTGTGCTAACATTTCCGCAGGATCGAGGAGCTCAAAAACCTCAATGACCAGCGCAAGATTCTGTTGCCTGATAACCTTCCTCCAAGCCCGCCGCTCGAGCCGGCAAAGACCAACGGGGATGTGAAAATGTCAGATGCCGAAGATTTGCCGGCCAACACGTCAGACGAGGTCCCGGACTCGGATGACGACGGGCAGGCGAGGAAACTGCGGCGCGCGACCGACCGCGCCGCGGAACGCAAGCGgaaggccgagaaggagcaAGAGCGGAAGGAGAAGGCTgaggcggcggccaaggTGCCGAAGCAGACGAAGCAATTCCAGCGGGTGCTCAAGGACATccagaagaaggaggacgagATCGCCGAGTGCGAGCGCGAGATTGCCGTCATTGACAACGACCTGCGTGAGGCCGACTGCCCGCGCACACGTGTGCTCGGCAAAGACCGGTTCTGGAACCGGTACTACTGGTTCGAGCGCAACGGCATGCCCTACGGCGGGCTCCCCGACAGCTCGACCGCGTCGGCAGGCTACGCCAACGGGTGCATCTGGGTCCAGGGGCcggacgagctcgagcgcgagggcTACATCGACATGAAGGCCGAGTACCAGGACGAGTACAGGGCCAAGTTTGGCATGACGGTGCCGGAGCGCAAGAagctcgaggagggcgccaCCAGTGTGTTCAACGCCTGCCAGTGGGGCTACTACTCCGAGCCGGAGGACGTGGACGCGCTCATCGCCTGGCTGGATGTCCGCGGCTCCAACGAGCTGAAACTGCGCAAGGAGCTGGTCAACTACCGCGATAAGATCGTCACCAACATGAAGAACCGCAAGGCCTATCTCGCCCCGCCGGAcgagaaaaaggagaaaacAGAGGGCGGCGACAACGCCGGCGAAGCcacacccgccgccgccgcggcctccaCAGCAGGAAGCAGTGTTGTCAACGGCAGCCGCAACAATATCAACAATAACAACAAGAGGATGAGCACCCGCGGCAGGGGCGTCACGACCATCGCCGGccccccaccgccgcccccgcccccgcctgcagccgcggagccggcgccggcgccggcgcccacgTACCGGTGCATGAACTGGGTGAACACGATGGCGCTGGACGAGATCGGGCACCTGCACAGCCAGgaaccgccgccggcgcggccgcgcaaGATGaccaagaagaaggaggccgccgtggctgctgctgctgcggcggcggccgcggctgcggccgcggctgcgccggaCATGGTGGTTACGAGGGGCAAGAAGGGCCGGCagggtgctgctggcgcggggAGGTGAGCGCAAGCGACTTGCGACATGGTGTGTTGGCATGGGATATAGCGAGACGGTGTGTTAGCGCGGGATATAGTGGTTTGTTTGTAGTGGCTGGCTCTGTCTGGGCGGAGCGGAGGGGTTGGGCAGAAGTGAACCAACCGGTGGTGGGCTAGTGTTTTCTGTTTTctgccttttttttttttttttttttttttttttttttttttttttttttttttttttgtcgAGTTTAGGTTAGGGGGGTAAAAGGTAAAGCATCTGCGGTTCCCAGCTGCCAGCCGTGGCGGTCTGGGCTTGGTGTGTGGGCGGTGGATGAACAGCATCTATCTCGTGGTTCGCTGGGGACAGATAGGGTGGGGATGGGATATTTGCATTTTGCGCTTGCGCCGTGTTGCATTTTTCTCGCTGAAGGCCGAGGGGCTTGGGCATTTTTCTCGCAGAACGCGGGGGGGGGAGGGCTTGGACGGGTGTTTTGAGGTGTTGCTTTTCTACCTATTTACTAAGAAGTACAGGACAAGCTTCGAGATAGCTATGGCATTGTGGCGCTGGGACGGGACAAGAAAAGGGGGCGCTTTTTTAAACCATGGGAGGAGGCGCTCTGGTTGCGTTTTGAGTTCctcgtgtgtgtgtgtgtgtctATGTGTGTTTGTCGTTTCGTCGGTTTCGCTACGCGGTAGACTGTCTAATATAGCTGGGCGGTGTGGAGGGAAGACGGGGCGTTTTGTGGTTGGACCTTGCGAAGAATACAGATTAACTAAGAACGGAGACttgagagagagagagatcCCGCTCGATGAAGTCTCACCTGTTGAATGGGTGATGGCATTGTTCCACGAGCGGCACCACCTATACGGTCGGTT comes from the Thermothielavioides terrestris NRRL 8126 chromosome 4, complete sequence genome and includes:
- a CDS encoding glycosyltransferase family 57 protein (CAZy_ID 269872), whose amino-acid sequence is MAEIPPSLAQCAIVAAALKILLFPAYKSTDFEVHRNWLAITNSLPLWEWYYEKTSEWTLDYPPFFAYFEWILSQVAKLVDPAMLRVYNLEYDSWQTIYFQRFSVIATELLLVYALQMFVDSSHGANKRAAQAAAISVLLSPGLLIIDHIHFQYNGCMYGMLIASLVLARKRSTLLWSGLLFAALLCMKHIYLYLAPAYFVFLLRAYCLSPKSIFRIQFLNCVKLGAGIAAIFAAAFGPFALKGQIPQILSRLFPFSRGLCHAYWAPNIWAMYSFVDRVLIALAPRIGLPVRADALQSATRGLVGDTSFAVLPDVTPRVCFALTLLFQAIPLLKLFIQPTWDNFIGALTLCGYASFLFGWHVHEKAVLLVIIPFSLIAIKDRRYLGAFRPLAVASHVSLFPLLFTPAEFPIKTVYTVFWLILFLVAFDRLAPASSRPRFFLFDRFSTLYITVSIPLIAYCSLVHGILFGKSYEFLPLMFTSSYSAIGVVGSWVGFMVVHFTS
- a CDS encoding uncharacterized protein (Contains conserved domains: WAC_Acf1_DNA_bd[pfam10537], ACF (for ATP-utilising chromatin assembly and remodelling factor) and DDT[pfam02791].) yields the protein PFPQVLFKRKPVQFLPVPQIEDEHQEVWHIPETGEVFVTYEDYLERMDFYKQKRFICTITGHSGLTFFDALSSELAGAAEVDQAFPEALKGPILRRVQFQTVSRIDTLVDQIYDEFKNDYYPGEAVTVHILGGERLHGVVRDKTRFGSKVLPDGSVTPPFSRYFVSLDERPDEEAVVDDSHIFRDRKVFTKAVLRSFIKKTVTREAWNGAPWLVKHDVAEKYHIDTRIPPHLRYDNKLLERKQLQLQKKASSQFDPAALASPGPSSPTGFRLPELKPAPKSHKSKAQQALQAQQHAIKGKHSTFGGHEPGQFVHLPLPGNPFQFPISFRGQEPPPIVRQREPTPPPPPVKYPIEDLQVERRGLVRPQLKYMCSDTPVSVGPEAKSPFSDKILMKSVGPLLETWDTLNVYCEIFKLDSFTFDDYVEAMIVASDEVPVQLFDEIHCAVLKILVTSEAEGGKVQIQLPELEDEEEDEEEEEEDEQDESSAPTPEPEPQPSGRATRSSLAKMEAERLAAEAAAAEKEMREAEDAPKHRAEEVLRGYDWIEHLSKRDFKDGGWQLIMVGLLHQLSKNERLKASCEELLQQLVPIDIEPSQETVRQRYANLDVNYRVQALQIICMLTAETKAIRGYMEDCSETMTGYRKEKIEWQRRRKQLIEELKNLNDQRKILLPDNLPPSPPLEPAKTNGDVKMSDAEDLPANTSDEVPDSDDDGQARKLRRATDRAAERKRKAEKEQERKEKAEAAAKVPKQTKQFQRVLKDIQKKEDEIAECEREIAVIDNDLREADCPRTRVLGKDRFWNRYYWFERNGMPYGGLPDSSTASAGYANGCIWVQGPDELEREGYIDMKAEYQDEYRAKFGMTVPERKKLEEGATSVFNACQWGYYSEPEDVDALIAWLDVRGSNELKLRKELVNYRDKIVTNMKNRKAYLAPPDEKKEKTEGGDNAGEATPAAAAASTAGSSVVNGSRNNINNNNKRMSTRGRGVTTIAGPPPPPPPPPAAAEPAPAPAPTYRCMNWVNTMALDEIGHLHSQEPPPARPRKMTKKKEAAVAAAAAAAAAAAAAAAPDMVVTRGKKGRQGAAGAGR